One region of Vespula vulgaris chromosome 9, iyVesVulg1.1, whole genome shotgun sequence genomic DNA includes:
- the LOC127066083 gene encoding transient receptor potential channel pyrexia-like isoform X1 has product MDSLKPPSSINNNNNNNNSNNNNNNEGRRRLYSMSCLNDRPNGEDPLSVRLASTYRSARYGHVNDYCPEQIVVLEEDLTANSTNKHVEIDAGEPPPADESLFFDNLEALRNALRVDGSNIRSVFWSILGVTEIKLLLEMEKNGIVPSEISLSEHLKNLSYIWACHRGLSHLLPKLEELGADINYVEPCTGMNAILTASLSGNVSCLEHLIGKGVDVNCENPTNHYTSLHFAASGKSRETTVLLLDSGAKLNTCAYEEIVEPVLHCAIRARAIDVVKVLLERGASVVEKNHLGETPLHVACFVQSIPCVELLLTVPGSNINAVDRTHRTPLHFAVMSTDSSAVLVELLLKHGALVNAADRTGFTPLHIAALNEQSHCVDTLIWAGADVSATTSAGLSALNIILRKIPESLQVFRERLDASIRLRRPVPHNREFEMRLHFDLLFPSNNQCETSFINTFVQERRKDLLSHPLVMAFLHLKWEKIRKFYLMRIFLYAMTVICMTTYVLTALAYKCYNHDDFPSSKICNSKRISGFLFRRPVIEIEWYLCLVLTCVTIPRKIFGFMVYKSVKQYFSNIDNVLDGIVIVSVFVTSFVYTGKTYDWQNYVGAFAILCAWTNLMLMVGQLPAFGTYVAMFTHIQFEFAKLLLAYSGLLIGFTISFCVIFVGEPAFGNPFTGLIKVLAMMAGELDFEGLINQADQVADGPFVIYHPLSVCSQILFTLFIVFVTVILMNLLVGIAVHDINGLRNHAGLTKLVRQTKLILFTEMVLHNASIPYTFRKWMTNHKIDVENRKHVLVVKPLNPLEKRLPKDILKAAYEIAQKNMPYINDDNISLSDHVTWMKQQSEESSESGLRLAVEELSARLNANEETIKSLKTQLLHTNDILEDIVNRLAKDKSI; this is encoded by the coding sequence ATGGACAGTCTAAAGCCACCAAGTTCgataaacaacaacaacaacaacaacaacagtaataataataataataacgaaggaAGACGAAGACTCTACTCCATGTCTTGCTTGAACGATCGTCCCAACGGTGAAGATCCTTTGTCCGTGAGATTGGCTTCGACTTATAGGTCAGCAAGATATGGGCACGTTAACGACTATTGTCCTGAACAGATCGTTGTGCTAGAAGAGGACTTAACGGCTAATTCAACGAATAAACACGTCGAGATCGACGCAGGTGAACCACCGCCAGCCGAcgaatctcttttcttcgataatttgGAAGCTCTGAGGAATGCGTTACGCGTAGATGGTAGCAACATAAGGTCAGTCTTCTGGTCTATACTCGGTGTTACCGagatcaaattattattggaaatggaaaagaaCGGTATCGTGCCATCGGAAATATCATTGAGCGAACATCTGAAGAATCTTTCTTATATCTGGGCATGTCATCGTGGCCTTTCTCATCTTTTACCCAAACTCGAAGAATTGGGCGCGGATATTAATTATGTCGAGCCCTGCACTGGAATGAACGCTATCCTAACAGCTTCCTTGAGTGGAAACGTGTCCTGTTTGGAACATCTTATTGGGAAAGGTGTCGACGTTAATTGTGAAAATCCAACGAATCATTACACGTCCCTTCACTTTGCGGCTTCGGgaaaatcgagagaaacgaCCGTTCTACTTTTGGACAGCGGCGCCAAGTTAAACACTTGTGCTTACGAGGAAATAGTCGAACCGGTACTTCACTGTGCCATTCGAGCAAGAGCCATAGACGTGGTGAAGGTACTCTTGGAACGGGGCGCTAGCGTTGTCGAAAAGAATCATCTTGGAGAGACACCCCTTCATGTTGCTTGCTTCGTCCAATCGATACCCTGTGTCGAGCTATTGCTAACTGTACCAGGTAGTAACATTAATGCCGTAGATCGTACGCATAGAACGCCATTACATTTTGCCGTTATGAGTACAGATTCTTCGGCAGTGTTGGTCGAACTTTTATTGAAGCACGGTGCCTTAGTCAATGCGGCGGATCGAACGGGCTTCACACCTCTTCATATAGCCGCTTTGAACGAACAGTCCCATTGCGTCGATACTTTGATTTGGGCCGGAGCTGACGTCAGTGCTACCACCAGTGCAGGCTTATCAGCTTTGAACAtcatattaagaaaaataccCGAGTCCTTGCAGGTCTTTCGAGAAAGACTCGACGCATCCATCAGACTTAGACGTCCTGTACCACATAACAGAGAATTCGAAATGAGATTACACTTTGACCTACTCTTTCCTAGCAACAATCAATGCGAAACCAGTTTCATCAATACTTTCGTACAAGAACGTCGGAAAGATCTGCTATCTCATCCATTGGTCATGGCTTTTCTTCATCTCAAATGggagaagataagaaagttTTATTTGATGAGGATCTTCCTTTATGCCATGACTGTGATCTGTATGACTACTTATGTACTAACGGCACTTGCATACAAATGTTACAATCACGATGATTTTCCAAGTTCAAAGATCTGCAACAGTAAACGAATTTCAGGCTTTCTATTCAGAAGACCAGTCATTGAAATCGAATGGTACCTCTGTCTCGTACTGACCTGTGTCACCATACCCAGAAAGATATTTGGTTTTATGGTCTATAAATCAGTGAAACAATATTTCTCGAACATAGATAACGTCCTCGATGGTATAGTTATAGTAAGCGTTTTCGTAACGTCATTTGTTTACACAGGAAAGACGTACGATTGGCAAAATTATGTCGGTGCATTCGCCATACTTTGTGCCTGGACAAATCTGATGCTGATGGTTGGACAGTTACCTGCTTTTGGAACTTACGTTGCTATGTTCACCCACATACAATTTGAATTCGCAAAACTTTTATTGGCCTATTCTGGATTACTGATAGGATTCACTATTAGCTTTTGCGTTATTTTCGTTGGTGAACCAGCCTTTGGTAATCCTTTTACCGGACTTATCAAGGTGTTAGCAATGATGGCCGGCGAATTGGACTTTGAGGGTCTTATTAATCAAGCGGATCAAGTTGCCGACGGTCCTTTCGTGATTTATCATCCGCTATCCGTCTGTTCACAAATTCTCTTCACTCTCTTCATCGTTTTTGTAACGGTGATATTAATGAACTTATTAGTTGGCATCGCCGTACATGATATTAATGGTTTAAGGAATCACGCAGGACTTACCAAGTTGGTACGTCAAActaaattaattctatttactGAAATGGTACTGCATAATGCTTCTATACCATATACCTTTCGAAAATGGATGACCAATCATAAAATAGACGTTGAAAATCGCAAACACGTTCTCGTTGTAAAACCATTAAATCCTTTGGAGAAACGATTGCCTAAGGATATTTTAAAAGCTGCTTACGAGATTGCACAAAAGAACATGCCATATATCAATGATGACAATATTAGCCTTAGCGACCACGTAACCTGGATGAAACAACAAAGCGAAGAATCCTCCGAGTCTGGCTTGAGATTGGCTGTCGAAGAGTTATCAGCAAGATTGAATGCAAATGAAGAAACTATAAAGTCGCTTAAAACACAATTATTACATACGAATGATATATTGGAGGATATTGTTAATCGTTTGGCGAAGGACAAGAGTATATGA